A window from Triticum aestivum cultivar Chinese Spring chromosome 6D, IWGSC CS RefSeq v2.1, whole genome shotgun sequence encodes these proteins:
- the LOC123141069 gene encoding uncharacterized protein, which translates to MTVRTPLRFRELPAGSFLPWTTFPSLFPQITFTALPATGDQRTSRQHFPPLPAQLFEGSPHSPHRQQMADPGAGGDLRAVLGLALFMLVTSLSPIASSYGVFLLRNKLRRSKQKKMKEEQDLRRHELFRREQELRAQVAALQAALARKHALAVAGK; encoded by the exons ATGACCGTGAGAACCCCTCTCAGGTTCAGGGAGCTTCCAGCGGGTTCTTTCTTGCCCTGGACTACTttcccctctctcttcccccaGATCACCTTCACAGCTCTCCCGGCGACCGGCGACCAGCGCACCTCTCGCCAGCACTTCCCCCCCCTTCCTGCGCAGCTCTTCGAAGGATCACCTCATTCGCCACATCGGCA GCAGATGGCAGATCCCGGTGCCGGCGGTGACCTTCGGGCAGTCCTTGGACTCGCTCTGTTCATGTTGGTGACTTCCCTCTCTCCGATCGCGTCGTCGTACGGGGTGTTCTTGCTACGCAACAAGCTCAGGCGGTCGAagcagaagaagatgaaggaggagcaggATCTGCGGCGGCACGAGCTTTTCCGGCGCGAGCAGGAGCTCCGGGCACAGGTGGCCGCCCTGCAGGCCGCCCTTGCCCGGAAGCACGCTCTTGCCGTTGCCGGTAAGTGA